The genomic segment ggaccttgtatacctatgatatctgtacttagggcaagagacctattgcaggggggatgcatatgATTCATAGCtagcatggtggataccactcaggtcctgccagtgggaccaggacagaccagattggtctgtgagtttctggatgtgtttccagaggatctgcctaggttacctccacacagggagatagagtttgtgattgaattggcaccagggacatagccagtatctagggcaccttataggatggctcctaCTGAGctaaaggaactaaaggttcaattacaAGACTTactagacttaggttttatcagacccaaTTTCTTGTCATGGGGCGCACCaattctctttgtgaagaagaaagatggttatttgaggatgtgtattgattatagagagttgaacaagttgactatcaagaacaagtatcctctatcAAGGATTGAcaatctgtttgatcagttacaggacagtattctccaagatagatcttcaatctggttatcaccagctgaggataagggaggaggatataccgaagacaacttttcgcaaCAAGTACGAGCATTATGAGTTTATGGTGATGTCATTcggactgactaatgccccagtagcatttatggatttgatgaatagggtgttcaaagattacctggattgATTTGTTATAGTCTTTATCGAAGATATACTAGtctactctcagtcagagacaaagcacgagcaacatctcagACTGGTACTACAGAGGCTGAAGGAGCACATGCTatatgcaaaattcaagaagtgtgagttctggttgccacaggtgactttctataatgccccaaattccctaatgtggcttagagcCTGGATAAgggggtcaggagggccataattgatttattaagaaattaaattattatatgcatgtttatgtgaattatattattatatgatggtaaatgcatgcatgtggatccactttttgttataagggtattttggtaaattggccctttgagggcatatttgtatattttcatgcatgttggtgaattatgaaggAGGCAACATTATTacgtggatatgttcgagctatttggcatgagacgatcttagaatgtaagTTAGCAGCttagtcataatggggttatttaccaggctcggggtgagtctcagggtaatttgattattagtacattaccgggaattaaagggtaatgggatatgatttatttattatttgagaatattgggaataaaaggaattggaggacgttaattatgattaatgggattagaggagaaatgacaattttgcccttgggggctgttaaggaaataaattaagcttgggggcattttgaccttaggttatatgctaagttagAAGGCAGTGGAATAGAAGAATAAGGCAGCAAAATCAAAGTggttcttcttcctcttccccGCTCATCTTTTTCCTCTCGTTCCTTTGGATTTTTTAAGCTAagattgagggttcaagcttTGGAGTTTAGGCTGGAGGTTCTAGGATtttgttcaaccattgaaggggatgTAAACTTGTTTTtaggtaagaattcagccatgaattttctagttttttctttgttttcagTTAGTTTTTGAACTTAaagttttgattatagaagtaGTTATTCGAGTtgattttaattggtttaaagcttgggttttgtggttaaactagtggTTATGATGTGTTGATGGTTGGTTTAATGGAGGTTTGATTGAGGTTCTTGgctggttttaatggagaaaatggcaagggggctttgttcgtggggtcaagtcgcgacttggccaggcaagtcacgacccgcccTAGTGGCCAGGCTGaatgtgctctctgacttgggggcacgcTACAACTTGCTAGGCCAAGTCATGACttgccccttccttttgtgctaTGGAGGAGTTTTCAAGGGCTTAGGTTTGGGGGTTCTATTCCTAatgctcgagatcgaatctactaaccgttttagtacgattcgaggtctcgGAAGTGAGGTTTTAAAGCATGAACCtttcattgatttattttattaatggaattccatatttggttatgactaggtgaccgttaagggaCCAAagaatcgatcgttctcaagggtcgttctttcattatttcacgctcgaactagaggtaagaaaactgcacccagtatgtgacatgcatggttattgatgaggcatgttgagtgctctatatgtggacattgattgcattgtaaatgcttagcaatcttgcttatctgtgaatggtactgacttattagtcagaaacggcaatggtgtcagtattgactatgaagctgtgacttattagtcaagttcgacagtggtactgagcactggtcgtatggaattgacttatgagtcaagaatggttttagcgtgtttaacgcaagccaaaaatattagatctaattgacataagcattatcaacctaagcatgaaatgcttgaccgaccttaagtttgatgaaaacaaaaacgcttgtctagtctaaaggctagttacttagagctagagccaaaaggctaaggtgactgacacgtcacatggcttagggagcgaatccctagagatggacttattagccatctatttaaggagcagaaccctagagatggacttattagtcatctatacaggggacAGATCCTTGCGGTAGACATATTAGTCACCTATCaaaggtgtgactcattagtaaCTTAAACAATGTGTGATtcattaatcactcatctgattagggctacaagccccagtatgattatcataatcatctattgatattgaatacatgcaataataagttttcttgctgaaccttggctcacaggtgctatgtggtgcaggtaaagggaaagaaaagctcacccagccttgagtggagagcttaggtggcgatgtgtacatatgcggccgcttgaccaccacggccaaggggtttctcaggggaactaggggttaaccctatattttgccgcttaggtcggtatgttgtaatttttacactataatgactattttggattgtaaataactagtgaacgcttttatgggcccatgtacggtttcaccctggcctattaataacacctagatgcacgtttataacctaatgactcgtttagcgagttaagcactgtttaaagttcacagtaatggtcttggagtaaccagggtgttacactttcttaggtcacatagtcagtaaggatggaattaaggtggaccCATCGAATAttgaggtggtcagagattggccaaggccgaagaatgcttcaaagattagaagtttcttcggattggcaggttattatagacgctTCGTTGAGGGGTTTTCTAGGATTTTGTCACCACTAatagagttgacacgcaagaatcagaggttcatatggtcagacaagtgtgaagataaCTTCCAGACAttgaagaagagtttgatcaccgctccaattctgagtcttcctGCAGAttaggacaagtttgtggtttattgtgacaccTCGAGGCAGGGTCTTGGTTGTGTCCATATGCaaacagggaaggtgattgcctatgcatcacgtcagctaaaggagtatgagcagaggtaccacacacatgatttggaacttgcagcagtggtgtttgcactgaaggtgtggcggcactacttatatggtgagaagtgtgagatatacactgaccacaaggaATTAAATTACTTCTTCACCAAGATGGATTTGAGcatgaggcagagatgttggttagagctaatgaaggattatgattgtgaaatcctaaaTCACCCAGGAATGGCTAACGTGGTAGTAGATACCTTAAGCCGAAAGggtccaggacagttgtatagtgccaAGCAGATATCCATGGAGTTGGCGGACGATAAGACTAGTGCATgtattgagttagtggtgggccagttggccaacatcacccTATAGTCTACTTttttggagagaatcaaggagatGCAGATGGGTGACCCACATTTGGGAAATATCAGAAGGGACGTCCTAGCTTGAATAACTAAGGACAACATAGTGTAAGGtatgggcttattgagatacagGGATTAGATCTGCGTTATAATGGACACtgagatcagacgagagattctggatgaatctcatactatcctttattctctacatccaggcaccacgaagatgtaccagaatctggaagttttatattggtggtctgggatgaagagggatgtgactaaGTACGTGGCAAGGtgcttgacctgtcagcaggttaaggcagaGCATTAgagaccagcagggttgttgcagcctttggatatcccagagtagaagtgggaggacatcacgatggatttcatggtaggatTGCCCAAGACAGTGGCCAGCATGATTCAATCTTAGTCTTCATGGATCGGTATAaaaatcagctcactttttaccagtgaggatgaattacatgattgaccagtatgcagatctttatgtgagagagatagttcaccttcatgggactccaaGGTCTGTCATGACTGatagagaccctatctttacttccaagttttgggtaTGTTAgtagagggcgatgggtacacaactgaagttcagtataacttatcatcctcagaccgatggtctatttgagaggattatccagatattggaggacatgctgaaaGCATGTGTATTGGAATTTGAAGGGCCctagagtaaatatttgcctctgatagagttttcctataataacaactACCAGTTGACTATTGGGGTGgcaccatatgagatgttgtatggtaggaagtgcagatcgcccattcattgggatgagatgggtaagagtaaatatttggatcctgaggtagttcagaggaccagtgaggttattgaaaagattagagctcgaatgctcatgCTGCAGAGCAGacaaaagagttattcagacccaagCAGAGGAACTTGGAGTTCCAACTGGGAGGCTaagtcttccttagggtttcaccactgagaggggtgaagagatttgggaagaaggacaagttgagccctaggtttgtgggaccatttgagatcctggagaggatcggtcaggtagcctataggttgagTTATGTATtagatgggactcatgtattgagttatgaggatctggaattggaAACAGATTTGTCCTGTGAGGAGCAATTCATATTTTACATAGAAAGAAAatggtcctgaggaacaagactatacctttagttaagttataatggaggaacagtaaggtcgaggaagcgacctgggagctagaggtagatatgcagactcagtatcccgagttgttcaggtaaaattttgaggacaaaatttatgtaatgaggggatagttgtaacgtcccaaattacttaataaggcttcaggccttgattagggggccagatgATGATATCCCACTTGAACAGGTTCAAGTCATTGGCAATTTCCCAAGGTAACCTAATAATAATCCATACCCTAACAACTATACTCCAACATACAAGAACCATCAGAATTTATCATGGAGTAATAATCAAGGGAACCAACCATAGTACCATCCAAATCCACCTCAATATCCTCCACATAGACCATCTCATGGGTTAAACCCAAGGCCCTTTTATGATACTCAAAGGCCACCAATGCCGCAACATCAACAACCACCGCCTCACATGACTAAACCATAGGTATCCGCTGATGCATTGAGCAAATTTATGACAGAAACCAGATCCTCCATTCGGAGCTTAGAAACACAAGTTGGCCAACTCACAAAGTTAATGGTGGATCATAATAAATGGGATTTACCTGGTTCAACTGTGGTGAATCCAAAAGAGCAATgtaatgcaatatccttgaggagtgggACTGCGTATGATGGACCCATAGTAGAAAATAAGGGTAAGAAGATTGAGGATCAACATGTCACTAGTCTAGgacaagaggaggttactgaagaccttccaaagatAGAAAAGCAAAAATACACCGAGCCTCCACCAAAAATTCCATATCCTCAATGGTTTCGAAAGGctaatcttgacaaacaattttctaaatttttagaTATCTTTCGAAAACTACACATTAACATCCCTTTTGCAGAGGCTTTagaacaaatgccaagttattTGAAGTTTATAAAAGAAATTTTGTCAAGAAAGAGGAAattagaggattatgagacagttGCATTAACTGAAGAGTGCTGTGTAATACTTCAGGAGAAACTACCtccaaagcttaaagatcctggtagtttcaatatcccatgttctatagggggtttagtagaaacaaaggctttatgtgattcaggggccagtgtgaatttaatgcctctatcaatcttttAGAAGTTGAATTTGGGAAAAGCTCGACCAACTACAGTATCTTTGGAGATGGAAGATAGATCAGTTAATCACCCTCTTGGAGTGATTGAGGACATATTGGTAAAAGTGggtaaattcatctttcctgcaAACTTTACtattttagatatggaggaagatgaaaatattccaataatacttggaagaCCATTCTTGGCGACTGGTAGGGCTTTAATTGATGTATAAAAGGgcgagtgcaaaaagaggaagTAATATTTAAAGTTTTTGCAGCAATAGAAATTCCAACTTGCTATAGAGTTGAAGTGGTAAACCAAGAAGGTAATAAGTTGGAAGCTTCTAAGAAAAGCTCCATAGTGAAAACTGGAATGAGAAAGGGGTGTAACCAGTTAAAAAAATACTTTAATGAAAGAATTCGAATGTTATATGAGTGAGGGAAAGTTTTGATAATTTCTAATCACAAGAAGCGAGGGCCAACTCATGATACTGTGGCTCTAAAGGATGTGAGGGGAGGACTTGATCCGAGTTGAGTATAAAAGAAAAGAAGCGTccgactaaatgacgttaacgacatcgctataggaggcattcctatcttttatttaagtttttgttttgagttttaattagtgGACAATTTTATTTAGGATTTTGTAAAGTGTAGTTATTTTTATTTGAGTATAATGGTTGTAACAAttgtgaaaatcgtgaaaaaaatgAGTTTTTCAATTAATCATTGGGCCAAGTCGCAACGTGAATGAGCAAGTCGTGACATtacacaagtcagagagcattcgaAATTTAagaggaggcgggtcgcgacttgcccacGCTGAGTCGCGACCCTAGGCTGAAACAAAGAGCATTTTTTTTATGGAATTTGGGGCAGGCCGCGACTCTTGGATGGTGTTTGTTGAAAAATTTAGAggtgggccacgacttgcccaACCTGGGTCGCAGCGTGCCTGTGCCAAACAGAATAAAGAAGGCTCTAtttcgtttttttttttcaaaccttcTCATTTTATTTCAAATTCTCTCATCTCATAACAATATTTCTTACTAAAACCTCTACATTTTTCCTTCTCTTCCCTCTATTTCAAATATTCTTCATCTAATTTTCTCATCTCTACTTCATAGTTCTTATTGATTTCtttcattattattttgtttgcTAACCCTAATTTGTGTGCTATTGGTGTTTAGTAAGGGATTGAAGGAGGATAAAAGGGACAGATTTTTCATCTTGCAAGGATGGTAAGTTTTTCTTGATTAAAGCTTTCAATCGAGTTACATTTATATTATGAGATTGCCATAGAGTTTTTGGACTGTTAGTGATTTATTGGGTGATAATTTTGGGAGATTTTAGTAAGGAAAGTTCAAAATTTTAGGGGAAGTGCTGCAGAAATTTTTGtggttatttttgaaaaattgtgAGAATATGGGGCCAAGGAACAACCATCTAGGGTAGCTTCTTCGAAGAATACTAATCGCCCTTCCTCCTCCGGTTCCCAACCATCCCAACCTCAGCCAACTCCGCCAGCACCTCAGCCTATTTTAGAATATGATCCCACACGTTTTATTAATAAGGATGCCCATGATTTGTATCAAAGGTTATCCCAATGGCCAAATATGCAAGAGCGAGGTATGGACATTAAAGAAGAATTATACCCTAATTACATCTATCATACTATTAAGAATAAAATTTTGCGTCAAGGTTGGCAATTATTTGTGGATGAGAAGATGCCAAAAGTCAATTGCTCCTTGTTTAatgaattttatgctaattttcCTAGGGCTGTAAATAGAAAGTTGTTTGTTCGGGGTATTTCTATTGAATGTACTATTGAGAATATTGATGCTTTATTTAACGTAGCTACATTAACTCAGGAAGAGGATGGGTATTATCAGTTAGCATATAATAGTGAGGTAAATTGGACTGAGGTGGCTAAGACCTTAGGAATTTCTGGTGCTTCATTTGTTATACAGAATGGGGAGCCTAAACATTTAAAAATATACCAAATGAATGTCGTAGCTAAAGCTTGGACTCTTTTCGTGAGTGCAAGGCTTATGCTAAACACCCATTTGTATGAAGTGGGTACTCATAGGTGTCTCTTGGTATATGCTATTATGACAGGGCTTTCCATTGACATTGGGCGAGTTATTTGCCAAAGCATTAGGGATTTAGGTCACATGACTACCACAACTAGGTTGGGACATGGCTCCATGATTActgattgtagagtccaagaactttacttagctagttaggtagtagtagtagtagtaatagctagtagtagttgtagtagatttttataagtttaacctatagtttaagaatattaattataacctatggtttgattaatatgactgattatgaaggtgatatttattatactataaggtttatatagacccaataagatattaacacttgtcatgtttgtgtttaataagaaattaagattttttgaggaataaatttattaagagtagtatttgaacatcctagggtctgccagcagctttgaaatcattaaaggactcattcaaggctgtttactcaattcaaattaggctaaaaaagtgtaattacgtgtataatatttcagcgtatgccgatatatcgcagctctggggggcgatatatcgccatacagggatacgaaaaacacgtagcttcgcacgacaacCTTGACGAGCCTCGGGTAtatcagcccaggcgatatatcgcctagcatgggtgatatatcggctatggtgcatgatttttgaactattttgaaaccgagctcattttaatccttaacctcttgataaatccagcatctttctggccgagtcttcagcctctactaaacgattattcaaatattttttaattaaaaagccattattttattcaagttaaatgaagatcttttcattcttgagctctataaataggacctagtacccagccatttcttcattcattaagatgagttcagagcctacaagctgctaggattgctttagagtgtaaacacttgggttgaggtcataagcttaatcattataagcttaataaacacttgggaagtaaggtttatagtatatttctgtttcgaggtgtagttcggtcatagaagcactcaaggtattccttattctagttcctttctgtattgattcttatagtttttctactcaaatcctaactcatattatttattcttggttaggcatctaagatcttgaatgtAAGattttgttggtaagtatctttttcgatggtgtagtttgttcttttcatctctattctttagtatactcacctctctattatggattttaggagtgttcaaaaGTCCTGATCTTGTTCTCATACcctgatttttggtaaggaaaatagggtagatttatATGCTTTTATGTGTTGATATATGATATGTttctagtatatgaattgttttgatAACAATCAcctaatttgtttagataacaaatatatagcTTGtatagataacaagtcccaatagtagattccttgggcatatgatggTTTAGATaacagccccataaatttatatgacttgtttagataactagccccgtaaatttatgggcatatgattgcttagctagcaagccccaagaattatgatggccattatagtagatgttgtatttttatagttatatgattatagtttacagtttttattttgtagcttatagtttatgtgtatgattatgtttcatggttgtagtagattttccttgctgggcattaggctcattcctttatgttttatatgtgcaggaaactagctttggcggcgggaaggttcttggcagcttgggaatgtgtattgagggagaatgacaTCGATGGACTACGTGaacgattcaaggatgaagttgctttttagtcttttaattatgatttctatgtattttcgcatctaattttgtaacccatttatttaagtttattttcaaaacaatgggatcccatatcctactttgaattttatgtagtttaacatttgttttacaagttttaataaagtaatgtttatttcatatgtatgttttcttaaagaatagtgtctatgtatagtagtcattaatggttcAA from the Humulus lupulus chromosome X, drHumLupu1.1, whole genome shotgun sequence genome contains:
- the LOC133806372 gene encoding uncharacterized protein LOC133806372, whose amino-acid sequence is MVDHNKWDLPGSTVVNPKEQCNAISLRSGTAYDGPIVENKGKKIEDQHVTSLGQEEVTEDLPKIEKQKYTEPPPKIPYPQWFRKANLDKQFSKFLDIFRKLHINIPFAEALEQMPSYLKFIKEILSRKRKLEDYETVALTEECCVILQEKLPPKLKDPARPTTVSLEMEDRSVNHPLGVIEDILVKVGKFIFPANFTILDMEEDENIPIILGRPFLATGRALIDV